In a single window of the Micromonospora sp. WMMD1155 genome:
- a CDS encoding transglycosylase domain-containing protein, whose amino-acid sequence MAASRSPLSRLFTVLLAGVLAGLVLAVAALPGNLLLGLSARAALGSYAALPASLKTPATPQRSYLYANDGKTLITTFYDVNRTDVPLADIAPVMRQAIVAAEDRRFYDHGGADLRGLARALVANVKGGGTEQGGSTLTMQYVRNVLKTDPTRTAEERAAATDPTIGRKIQEIKYASALDKSLGKDEILDRYLNIAYFGSGAYGIAAASQRYFGKPPAQLTLAESALLAGLVQSPDAYSPIDGDKNEALARRSYVLDSMVATGAITAAQAAQAKAEPLALHPTAQPNGCTAVSQGHDDWGFFCDYLRQWWRSQPAFGATVAEREQALRSGGYTVVTTLDPKIQATAQQQATKVYGYDNKRALPIAAVQPGTGQVLAMAVNRHYSLADNPDGQANHPNTVNPLISGGASVDGYQAGSTFKLFTMLAALESGRTLSTGFDAPAKLPTRYAAEGPGSCDGRWCPANANPDWMDGYRMMWDGFGRSVNTYFVWLAEQVGQDKVVEMAQRLGITFRADSDAAFAEDNAKNWGSFTLGVAATTPLDLANAYATVAAEGTYCTPVPVVSVTGADGTKVPVGQPSCKRVLDPDVARAATDAARCPVGQQSAFGQCNGGTATGVNDILDGRPVAGKTGSSEQNSTETFVGFTPQVAVAGIAANPDDPADSVGSAVQTKVIDAVARVIATAVKGQPEKAFAAPSKELAGEPRRPVERPAVPDRTQQPTQDPRSALQRWLDRRG is encoded by the coding sequence ATGGCCGCCTCCCGCTCGCCGCTGTCGCGGCTGTTCACCGTGCTGCTCGCCGGTGTGTTGGCCGGGCTCGTCCTGGCAGTCGCCGCGCTCCCGGGCAACCTGCTGCTCGGGTTGAGCGCCCGTGCCGCCCTCGGCTCGTACGCCGCGTTGCCGGCCTCGCTGAAGACCCCGGCCACCCCGCAGCGCTCGTACCTGTACGCCAACGACGGCAAGACGCTGATCACCACGTTCTACGACGTGAACCGCACCGACGTGCCGCTGGCGGACATCGCCCCGGTGATGCGGCAGGCCATCGTCGCGGCCGAGGACCGGCGCTTCTACGACCACGGTGGCGCTGACCTGCGCGGCCTCGCCCGGGCGCTGGTGGCCAACGTCAAGGGCGGCGGCACCGAGCAGGGTGGCTCGACGCTGACCATGCAGTACGTCCGTAACGTGCTCAAGACCGACCCCACCCGCACGGCCGAGGAGCGCGCCGCCGCCACCGATCCCACCATCGGGCGCAAGATCCAGGAGATCAAGTACGCGAGCGCGCTGGACAAGAGCCTCGGCAAGGACGAGATCCTCGACCGGTACCTGAACATCGCCTACTTCGGCTCCGGCGCGTACGGGATCGCGGCGGCCAGCCAGCGCTACTTCGGTAAGCCGCCGGCCCAGCTCACCCTCGCCGAGTCGGCGCTGCTCGCCGGTCTGGTGCAGTCCCCGGACGCGTACAGCCCGATCGACGGCGACAAGAACGAGGCGCTGGCCCGCCGGTCGTACGTGCTGGACTCGATGGTCGCCACCGGTGCGATCACCGCCGCCCAGGCCGCCCAGGCCAAGGCGGAGCCGCTGGCCCTGCACCCGACCGCCCAGCCCAACGGCTGCACCGCCGTCTCCCAGGGCCACGACGACTGGGGATTCTTCTGCGACTACCTGCGTCAGTGGTGGCGGAGCCAGCCGGCGTTCGGTGCCACGGTCGCGGAGCGCGAGCAGGCCCTGCGCTCGGGTGGCTACACCGTGGTCACCACGCTGGACCCGAAGATCCAGGCCACCGCGCAGCAGCAGGCCACCAAGGTCTACGGGTACGACAACAAGCGCGCCCTGCCCATCGCGGCGGTCCAGCCGGGCACCGGGCAGGTGCTGGCGATGGCGGTCAACCGGCACTACAGCCTGGCCGACAACCCGGACGGGCAGGCGAACCACCCGAACACCGTCAACCCGTTGATCTCCGGCGGAGCCAGCGTCGACGGGTACCAGGCGGGTTCGACGTTCAAGCTGTTCACCATGCTCGCCGCGTTGGAGTCGGGCCGTACCCTCTCCACCGGCTTCGACGCGCCCGCCAAGCTGCCCACCCGGTACGCCGCCGAGGGCCCGGGAAGTTGCGACGGCCGCTGGTGCCCGGCGAACGCCAACCCGGACTGGATGGACGGGTACCGGATGATGTGGGACGGCTTCGGCCGCTCGGTGAACACCTACTTCGTCTGGCTGGCCGAGCAGGTCGGCCAGGACAAGGTGGTCGAGATGGCGCAGCGGCTCGGCATCACCTTCCGGGCCGACTCGGACGCCGCCTTCGCCGAGGACAACGCCAAGAACTGGGGTTCGTTCACCCTCGGCGTGGCCGCCACCACCCCGTTGGACCTGGCCAACGCGTACGCCACGGTGGCCGCCGAGGGCACCTACTGCACGCCGGTGCCGGTGGTCTCGGTGACCGGTGCGGACGGCACGAAGGTGCCGGTCGGTCAGCCGTCCTGCAAGCGGGTCCTCGACCCGGACGTGGCCCGTGCCGCGACCGACGCCGCTCGCTGCCCGGTGGGTCAGCAGTCCGCGTTCGGGCAGTGCAACGGTGGCACCGCGACCGGGGTGAACGACATCCTCGACGGCCGGCCGGTGGCGGGTAAGACGGGCAGCTCGGAGCAGAACTCCACCGAGACGTTCGTCGGTTTCACCCCGCAGGTCGCGGTCGCCGGCATCGCCGCGAACCCGGACGACCCGGCCGACTCGGTGGGCTCCGCGGTGCAGACCAAGGTGATCGACGCGGTCGCCCGGGTCATCGCCACCGCCGTCAAGGGGCAGCCGGAGAAGGCGTTCGCAGCGCCCAGCAAGGAGCTGGCCGGCGAGCCGCGCCGCCCGGTGGAACGCCCCGCGGTGCCGGACCGTACGCAGCAGCCCACCCAGGACCCCCGCTCGGCGCTGCAACGCTGGCTCGACCGGCGGGGCTGA
- a CDS encoding ferrochelatase — protein MSYDAVVLVSFGGPERPEDVMPFLQNVTRGRGVPPERLAEVAEHYQHFGGVSPINQQNRDLLAAIRADFAANGLDLPVYWGNRNWDPMLADTVTRMRDDGITRALAFVTSAYGGYSSCRQYQEDIAAARAAVGPDAPVIEKLRQFWDHPGFVEPHVDAVRAALGRLDPAKRDTTRLVFTAHSIPTSMAANAGPHGGRYEAQLRETARLVAQAAAPDLEYDLVWQSRSGPPQVPWLEPDVNDHLATLAQGGTTGVVVSPIGFVSDHLEVVWDLDTEALETAKQLGLDFVRAATPGVDPRFVSMVRELVTERTDPDGTHLRRRLGELPMWDTCPTVCCVPTRRPTPAGGTDA, from the coding sequence ATGTCGTACGACGCGGTGGTGCTGGTGTCCTTCGGCGGGCCGGAACGGCCCGAGGACGTGATGCCGTTCCTGCAGAACGTGACCCGCGGCCGAGGCGTGCCGCCCGAGCGGCTGGCCGAGGTCGCCGAGCACTACCAGCACTTCGGTGGGGTGTCCCCGATCAACCAGCAGAACCGGGACCTGCTGGCCGCCATCCGCGCCGACTTCGCCGCCAACGGCCTCGACCTGCCGGTCTACTGGGGCAACCGCAACTGGGACCCGATGCTCGCCGACACCGTCACCCGGATGCGCGACGACGGGATCACCCGCGCCCTGGCCTTCGTCACCAGCGCCTACGGCGGCTACTCGTCCTGCCGGCAGTACCAGGAGGACATCGCCGCCGCCCGGGCCGCCGTCGGCCCGGACGCCCCGGTGATCGAGAAGCTGCGCCAGTTCTGGGACCACCCCGGCTTCGTCGAGCCACACGTCGACGCGGTCCGGGCGGCCCTGGGTCGGCTCGACCCGGCCAAGCGGGACACCACCCGGCTGGTCTTCACCGCCCACTCCATCCCCACCTCCATGGCGGCCAACGCCGGCCCGCACGGCGGCCGGTACGAGGCGCAGCTCCGCGAGACCGCCCGACTCGTGGCCCAGGCCGCCGCACCGGACCTGGAGTACGACCTGGTCTGGCAGAGCCGCTCCGGGCCACCACAGGTGCCGTGGCTGGAACCGGACGTCAACGACCACCTGGCCACCCTCGCCCAGGGGGGCACCACCGGCGTGGTGGTCAGCCCGATCGGGTTCGTCTCCGACCACCTCGAAGTGGTGTGGGACCTGGACACCGAGGCACTGGAGACGGCCAAGCAACTCGGCCTGGACTTCGTCCGGGCCGCCACCCCCGGCGTCGACCCGCGCTTCGTGAGCATGGTGCGGGAGCTGGTCACCGAACGGACCGATCCGGACGGCACACACCTGCGCCGCCGCCTCGGCGAACTGCCGATGTGGGACACCTGCCCGACCGTCTGCTGTGTACCGACCCGCCGTCCGACACCTGCTGGGGGCACCGATGCATGA
- a CDS encoding serine hydrolase domain-containing protein produces MPLLPETARQIDDQVAQAQRDGHAPSLVVGVVRDGTLTHLATAGEHPRPDVDLQYRLGSISKTMTATLIMQLRDAGRLTVDDPLEKHLPGTGLGTLTLRQLLGHASGLQREPDGDWWERTEGVDLPTLLAGVTADKIAYPPHATYHYSNLAYGLLGGVLERLTGTPWIDLLDQRILTPLGMGRTTYDATEPYARGYVVHPWHDTLREEPRTDTGAMAPAGQLWSTIEDLGRWAAFLADPDPSVLAADTLTEMCSPVVISDHEAWTHGHGLGLELFREGNRVYVGHGGSMPGYGASLAVHRPSRTAVVGLVNAYTLRNVHLGALGRRLLTLVLDTEPAPVAPWRPATTPPPAELAELTGRWWWMGTTIEVYADTDGALRAGPVGAPNLRFVAEGPDRWRGRAGGQDGEILTVHRDEQGRAVALDVATFVYTRTPDQEP; encoded by the coding sequence TTGCCCCTGCTGCCCGAGACCGCCCGACAGATCGACGACCAGGTCGCCCAGGCACAGCGCGACGGGCACGCCCCGTCGCTGGTGGTGGGCGTCGTCCGCGACGGCACCCTGACGCACCTGGCCACCGCCGGCGAGCACCCCCGCCCGGACGTCGACCTGCAGTACCGGCTGGGCTCGATCAGCAAGACGATGACCGCGACCCTGATCATGCAGCTGCGCGACGCGGGCCGGCTCACCGTCGACGACCCGCTGGAGAAGCACCTACCAGGCACCGGCCTCGGCACGCTCACACTGCGCCAACTCCTCGGGCACGCCAGCGGCCTGCAACGCGAACCCGACGGTGACTGGTGGGAGCGGACCGAGGGCGTCGACCTGCCCACCCTGCTCGCCGGGGTCACCGCCGACAAGATCGCCTACCCGCCGCACGCCACGTACCACTACTCCAACCTGGCGTACGGGCTGCTCGGCGGGGTGCTCGAACGGCTCACCGGCACGCCCTGGATCGACCTGCTCGACCAACGCATCCTCACGCCGCTGGGCATGGGTCGCACCACGTACGACGCGACCGAACCGTACGCGCGCGGCTACGTCGTCCACCCCTGGCACGACACTCTGCGCGAGGAACCGCGCACCGACACCGGCGCGATGGCCCCCGCCGGGCAGCTCTGGTCCACGATCGAGGACCTGGGCCGGTGGGCCGCGTTCCTGGCCGACCCCGACCCGTCGGTGCTGGCCGCCGACACCCTGACCGAGATGTGCTCCCCCGTCGTCATCAGCGACCACGAGGCCTGGACCCACGGGCACGGCCTCGGCCTGGAGCTGTTCCGGGAAGGCAACCGGGTGTACGTCGGACACGGCGGATCGATGCCCGGCTACGGCGCCTCGCTGGCCGTGCACCGACCCAGCCGTACCGCCGTGGTCGGCCTGGTCAACGCGTACACCCTGCGGAACGTGCACCTCGGCGCGCTCGGGCGGCGGCTGCTCACCCTGGTGTTGGACACCGAACCCGCGCCGGTCGCCCCCTGGCGTCCGGCCACCACCCCGCCGCCCGCCGAACTCGCCGAGCTGACCGGCCGCTGGTGGTGGATGGGCACCACCATCGAGGTGTACGCGGACACCGACGGCGCCCTGCGCGCCGGCCCGGTCGGCGCACCGAACCTCCGCTTCGTCGCCGAAGGCCCGGACCGCTGGCGCGGTCGAGCCGGTGGGCAGGACGGCGAGATCCTCACCGTGCACCGCGACGAGCAGGGCCGGGCGGTCGCGCTGGACGTCGCCACCTTCGTCTACACCCGCACTCCCGACCAGGAGCCCTGA
- a CDS encoding HAD-IIA family hydrolase — protein sequence MHDRKPVQSWLTDMDGVLVHEGQPVPGAPEFINRMRASGKPFLVLTNNSIYTPRDLTARLSRMGLDVPEESIWSSALATGQFLADQRPGGTAYVIGEAGLTTALHAVGYVLTDFAPDYVVLGETRTYSFEAITKAVRLINDGARFICTNPDVTGPSVEGALPAAGSVAAMISKATGVEPYFVGKPNPMMMRSALNTINAHSESTAMIGDRMDTDILCGLEAGLETILVLTGISSRTEAERYPYRPSRIVNSVADLLDEI from the coding sequence ATGCATGACCGTAAGCCCGTACAGAGTTGGCTGACCGACATGGACGGTGTGCTGGTGCACGAGGGCCAGCCGGTGCCCGGCGCGCCGGAGTTCATCAACCGGATGCGCGCCTCCGGCAAGCCGTTCCTGGTGCTGACCAACAACTCCATCTACACCCCGCGCGACCTGACCGCCCGGCTCAGCCGGATGGGGCTGGACGTGCCGGAGGAGTCGATCTGGTCGTCCGCGCTCGCCACCGGCCAGTTCCTCGCCGACCAGCGGCCGGGCGGCACCGCGTACGTCATCGGTGAGGCCGGGTTGACCACCGCGCTGCACGCGGTCGGCTACGTGCTCACCGACTTCGCCCCGGACTACGTGGTGCTCGGCGAGACCCGCACCTACAGCTTCGAGGCGATCACCAAGGCGGTCCGCCTGATCAACGACGGCGCCCGGTTCATCTGCACCAACCCCGACGTGACCGGCCCCTCCGTGGAGGGCGCCCTACCCGCCGCCGGCTCGGTCGCCGCCATGATCTCCAAGGCCACCGGGGTGGAGCCGTACTTCGTCGGCAAGCCCAACCCGATGATGATGCGCTCCGCGCTCAACACCATCAACGCGCACTCGGAGAGCACCGCGATGATCGGTGACCGGATGGACACCGACATCCTCTGCGGCCTGGAGGCCGGGCTGGAGACCATCCTGGTGCTGACCGGGATCAGCAGCCGCACCGAGGCGGAGCGCTACCCGTACCGCCCCTCCCGGATCGTCAACTCCGTCGCGGACCTGCTCGACGAGATCTGA
- a CDS encoding NfeD family protein, with the protein MDAVVWIVLGVLLAVAEIFTTTLFLIMFGVGAFAAAGAAALGAPVAVQALVFAVVSALSLVVARPVIRRHQRSALDSGEQPFGVEAIEGSTALVLERVDAEHGLVKIDGELWTARSYDTTQVHDPGQRVRVIKVRGATALVWQDDVSSPGELPEARG; encoded by the coding sequence GTGGACGCGGTGGTGTGGATCGTATTGGGTGTGTTGCTGGCGGTCGCCGAGATCTTCACGACGACGCTATTTCTGATCATGTTCGGGGTCGGTGCGTTCGCCGCCGCCGGGGCCGCCGCTCTGGGCGCGCCGGTGGCGGTGCAGGCGCTGGTCTTCGCCGTGGTGTCGGCGTTGAGCCTGGTGGTGGCCCGGCCGGTCATCCGGCGGCACCAACGTTCCGCGCTGGACAGCGGCGAGCAGCCGTTCGGCGTGGAGGCGATCGAGGGCTCCACGGCGTTGGTGCTGGAACGGGTGGACGCCGAGCACGGTCTCGTCAAGATCGACGGCGAGCTGTGGACCGCCCGGTCGTACGACACGACGCAGGTTCACGACCCCGGTCAACGGGTTCGGGTGATAAAGGTCCGGGGCGCGACCGCCCTGGTCTGGCAGGACGATGTTTCTTCCCCCGGCGAGCTGCCGGAAGCGAGAGGGTGA
- the fabI gene encoding enoyl-ACP reductase FabI, producing MSGLLAGKRLLVTGVITDASIAFSVAKLAQENGAQVVLTGFGRLSLVERIAKRLPEPAPVIEVDVTNAEHLASLADRVREHVDGLDGVVHSIGFAPQSCLGGGFLDAPWEDVATALHVSTFSYKSLAMAALPLMSPGGAVVGLTFDATKAWPVYDWMGVAKAGLESASRYLALHLGKQGIRSNLVAAGPLRTIAAKSIPGFDQFEEAWTERAPLGWSLTDQEPAARACLALLSDWFPATTGEIVHVDGGYHAIGA from the coding sequence ATGTCCGGACTGCTCGCCGGTAAGCGGCTGCTCGTCACCGGTGTCATCACCGACGCCTCGATCGCCTTCTCGGTGGCGAAGCTCGCCCAGGAGAACGGCGCGCAGGTCGTCCTCACCGGCTTCGGTCGGCTCTCCCTGGTCGAGCGGATCGCCAAGCGGCTGCCCGAACCGGCCCCCGTGATCGAGGTGGACGTCACCAACGCCGAGCACCTGGCCAGCCTCGCCGACCGGGTCCGCGAACACGTCGACGGCCTCGACGGTGTCGTGCACTCGATCGGCTTCGCCCCGCAGAGCTGCCTCGGCGGCGGCTTCCTCGACGCGCCCTGGGAGGACGTGGCGACCGCCCTGCACGTCTCCACCTTCTCGTACAAGTCCCTCGCGATGGCGGCGCTGCCGCTGATGTCGCCCGGCGGCGCGGTGGTCGGCCTGACCTTCGACGCGACGAAGGCGTGGCCGGTCTACGACTGGATGGGCGTCGCCAAGGCCGGTCTGGAGTCGGCGTCCCGTTACCTGGCGCTGCACCTGGGCAAGCAGGGCATCCGTAGCAACCTGGTCGCCGCCGGGCCGCTGCGCACCATCGCCGCGAAGTCGATCCCCGGCTTCGACCAGTTCGAGGAAGCCTGGACCGAACGCGCCCCGCTGGGTTGGAGCCTCACCGACCAGGAGCCCGCCGCGAGGGCGTGCCTGGCGCTGCTCTCCGACTGGTTCCCGGCGACCACCGGCGAGATCGTGCACGTCGACGGCGGCTACCACGCCATCGGCGCCTGA
- a CDS encoding SPFH domain-containing protein, protein MTVIGVLIIAVALIAVITLAKAVRIVPQQRQDVVERLGKYKRTLSPGLNLLVPFIDAVRTKVDMREQVVSFPPQPVITSDNLVVSIDTVLYFKVVDSVRATYEISSFLQAIEQLTVTTLRNVIGSLDLERALTSRDEINRHLSGVLDETTGRWGIKVTRVEIKAIEPPASIRDSMEKQMRAERDRRAAILTAEGHKQSQILTAEGEKQSAVLRADGDRQARILQAEGQAKAIRTVFDAIHQANPSQKVLAYQYLQALPQIAQGSANKVWIVPAELTKALEGMGGALGGLSQMVGDLPAPEAADHASQVEREAAEAAEAAAAAAQQIHDEVRVAEAQATGGNKPQGLPAPEPVSPLSLVEDPADERERG, encoded by the coding sequence ATGACAGTCATTGGGGTGCTGATCATCGCGGTGGCGTTGATCGCCGTGATAACGCTGGCGAAGGCGGTGCGGATCGTGCCGCAGCAGCGCCAGGACGTGGTGGAACGGCTCGGTAAGTACAAGCGCACCCTCAGCCCCGGCCTCAACCTGCTGGTGCCGTTCATCGACGCGGTCCGGACCAAGGTCGACATGCGGGAGCAGGTGGTCAGCTTCCCGCCGCAGCCGGTGATCACCTCGGACAACCTGGTGGTGTCGATCGACACGGTCCTCTACTTCAAGGTGGTCGACTCGGTCCGGGCGACCTACGAGATCTCCAGCTTCCTGCAGGCCATCGAGCAGCTCACCGTCACGACGCTGCGTAACGTGATCGGTTCGCTGGACCTGGAGCGGGCGCTGACCAGCCGCGACGAGATCAACCGCCACCTGTCGGGTGTGCTGGACGAGACCACCGGCCGCTGGGGCATCAAGGTGACCCGCGTGGAGATCAAGGCGATCGAGCCGCCGGCCAGCATCCGCGACTCGATGGAGAAGCAGATGCGCGCCGAGCGGGACCGCCGGGCGGCGATCCTGACCGCCGAGGGGCACAAGCAGTCGCAGATCCTCACCGCCGAGGGTGAGAAGCAGTCGGCGGTGCTGCGCGCCGACGGTGACCGGCAGGCCCGCATCCTGCAGGCCGAGGGTCAGGCGAAGGCGATCCGCACGGTCTTCGACGCGATCCATCAGGCGAACCCGAGCCAGAAGGTGCTCGCCTACCAGTACCTGCAGGCCCTCCCGCAGATCGCCCAGGGCAGTGCCAACAAGGTCTGGATCGTCCCGGCCGAGCTGACCAAGGCCCTGGAGGGGATGGGTGGCGCCCTCGGTGGGTTGAGCCAGATGGTGGGGGACCTGCCGGCTCCGGAGGCCGCGGACCACGCGAGCCAGGTGGAGCGCGAGGCCGCGGAGGCCGCCGAGGCCGCAGCCGCGGCGGCCCAGCAGATCCACGACGAGGTACGCGTCGCCGAGGCGCAGGCCACCGGCGGGAACAAGCCGCAGGGGCTGCCCGCGCCGGAACCCGTGTCTCCGCTGAGCCTGGTCGAGGACCCGGCCGACGAGCGCGAGCGCGGCTGA
- the fabG gene encoding 3-oxoacyl-ACP reductase FabG, which translates to MARTVLVTGGNRGIGLAVAQAFAKQGDRVAVTHRSGDAPEGLFGVRADVTDAASVDAAFDAVEAELGPVEVLVANAGMTADTLLLRMTEEQFTGVVDTNLTGAFRVAKRASGKMLRAKWGRMIFISSVVGLAGGAGQVNYAASKAGLVGVARSITRELGSRNITANVVAPGFIDTDMTSGLSEDRKAEIRKSIPAGRMASPDEVAGVVTWLASDSAGYVSGAVIPVDGGLGMGH; encoded by the coding sequence GTGGCCCGTACCGTGCTGGTGACCGGCGGCAACCGGGGGATCGGCCTGGCCGTCGCGCAGGCCTTCGCCAAGCAGGGCGACCGGGTGGCGGTCACCCACCGCAGCGGCGACGCACCCGAGGGGCTGTTCGGCGTACGCGCCGACGTCACCGACGCCGCCTCCGTCGACGCCGCGTTCGACGCCGTCGAGGCCGAGCTGGGCCCGGTCGAGGTGCTGGTCGCCAACGCCGGCATGACCGCCGACACGCTGCTGCTGCGGATGACCGAGGAGCAGTTCACCGGTGTGGTGGACACCAACCTCACCGGCGCCTTCCGGGTCGCCAAGCGCGCCTCCGGCAAGATGCTCCGCGCCAAGTGGGGCCGTATGATCTTCATCTCGTCGGTCGTCGGTCTCGCCGGCGGTGCCGGGCAGGTCAACTACGCCGCCAGCAAGGCCGGTCTGGTCGGCGTGGCCCGCTCGATCACCCGGGAACTGGGCAGCCGCAACATCACCGCGAACGTGGTGGCACCCGGCTTCATCGACACCGACATGACGTCCGGCCTGTCCGAGGACCGCAAGGCGGAGATCCGCAAGTCGATCCCGGCCGGTCGGATGGCCAGCCCGGACGAGGTCGCCGGGGTGGTCACCTGGCTGGCATCCGACAGCGCCGGGTACGTCTCCGGCGCCGTGATCCCGGTCGACGGCGGCCTCGGCATGGGCCACTGA
- a CDS encoding DUF3097 domain-containing protein, translated as MAGRYGEDVLAGDWRRRKVTPEVDAEPDLVVEDADSGFCGAVVGFEAGAVVLEDRHGKRRNFPLLPAAFLLDGRPVTLRRPARAPVPAARRRTASGSVAVDDVRAQVAKASRIWVEGIHDAALVERIWGDDLRIEGVVVEPLDGIDDLDADVRDFGPAPTRRLGVLVDHLVPGSKESRIVARVTSPYVLVTGHPYVDVWQAVKPAALGIAAWPVVPPGRPWKEGVCAALGVAEPADMWRHILSRVNSFADVETPLINAMERLIDFVTEPA; from the coding sequence ATGGCGGGGCGATACGGCGAGGACGTGTTGGCGGGGGACTGGCGGCGGCGAAAGGTCACCCCCGAGGTGGACGCCGAACCGGACCTCGTGGTGGAGGACGCCGACTCGGGGTTCTGCGGTGCGGTGGTCGGTTTCGAAGCCGGCGCGGTGGTGTTGGAGGACCGGCACGGCAAACGGCGCAACTTCCCGCTGCTGCCCGCGGCGTTCCTGCTCGACGGTCGCCCGGTGACCCTGCGCCGCCCCGCCCGCGCGCCGGTACCGGCGGCGCGTCGACGCACGGCGTCCGGCTCGGTGGCGGTGGACGACGTCCGGGCCCAGGTCGCCAAGGCGAGCCGGATCTGGGTGGAGGGCATCCACGACGCCGCGCTGGTCGAGCGGATCTGGGGCGATGACCTGCGCATCGAGGGTGTCGTCGTGGAGCCGTTGGACGGCATCGACGACCTCGACGCCGACGTACGCGACTTCGGCCCCGCCCCCACCCGACGGCTCGGCGTGCTCGTCGACCACCTGGTGCCGGGCAGCAAGGAGAGCCGCATCGTGGCCCGGGTGACCTCGCCGTACGTGCTGGTGACCGGCCATCCCTACGTCGACGTGTGGCAGGCGGTCAAACCGGCGGCGCTGGGCATCGCGGCGTGGCCGGTGGTGCCGCCGGGGCGACCGTGGAAAGAGGGAGTCTGCGCGGCCCTCGGGGTCGCCGAGCCCGCCGACATGTGGCGGCACATCCTGTCCCGGGTGAACAGCTTCGCCGACGTGGAAACCCCGCTGATCAACGCCATGGAACGCCTCATCGACTTCGTCACCGAACCAGCCTGA